Proteins from a genomic interval of Pseudomonas asplenii:
- a CDS encoding NAD-dependent protein deacetylase: MPDLQVDSALETLLPLMAEQPFLVLTGAGISTSSGIPDYRDSAGVRRGKPPMMIQEFLGSPQARRRYWARAMLGWPRVRQARPNAAHQALASLQARQRLSGLITQNVDTLHDQAGSQDVIELHGSLHKVLCLDCGIRLERDAVQLALEAQNAYLLEVEAVPAPDGDTLLDAHFESNFQVPRCPRCQGERLKPDVVFFGENVAPLTASRAMAGAEQAAGLLVIGSSLMAYSAFRLCKRVAERGKPLIAVNLGKTRADDLLDFKFEASCEQLLPLLAERLG; encoded by the coding sequence ATGCCCGACCTGCAAGTCGACAGTGCCCTGGAAACCCTCCTGCCGCTGATGGCCGAGCAACCCTTCCTGGTACTGACCGGTGCCGGCATCAGCACCTCCTCCGGCATCCCGGACTACCGCGACAGCGCCGGCGTGCGCCGCGGCAAGCCGCCGATGATGATCCAGGAGTTCCTCGGCTCCCCCCAGGCCCGCCGTCGCTACTGGGCCCGGGCCATGCTTGGCTGGCCGCGGGTCCGCCAGGCCCGGCCGAACGCCGCCCATCAGGCGCTGGCCAGCCTGCAGGCACGCCAGCGCCTGAGCGGCCTGATCACCCAGAACGTCGATACCCTGCATGACCAGGCCGGCAGCCAGGACGTGATCGAACTGCATGGCAGTCTGCACAAGGTGCTGTGCCTGGATTGCGGTATACGCCTGGAACGCGATGCCGTGCAGCTCGCGCTGGAAGCACAGAATGCCTATCTGCTGGAGGTCGAGGCGGTGCCGGCGCCTGATGGCGACACCCTGCTCGATGCCCACTTCGAGTCGAACTTCCAGGTACCCCGCTGCCCCCGTTGCCAGGGCGAGCGGCTGAAACCCGATGTAGTGTTCTTCGGCGAGAACGTCGCTCCACTGACTGCAAGCAGAGCCATGGCCGGCGCCGAGCAGGCCGCGGGACTGCTGGTGATCGGCTCGTCACTGATGGCCTACTCAGCCTTTCGCCTGTGCAAGCGCGTGGCCGAACGCGGCAAGCCGCTGATCGCCGTCAACCTGGGCAAGACCCGCGCCGATGACCTGCTGGATTTCAAGTTCGAAGCCTCCTGCGAACAACTGTTGCCGTTGCTCGCCGAACGCCTGGGCTGA
- a CDS encoding aKG-HExxH-type peptide beta-hydroxylase: MHQCHPAELDDLFQHNTFLPDSTPNRFNRLLAQVSQDRYTALATLYAEAYRLFPASRELEGFFADTARLILLPALERRAIINEPAFQIWARRTIRQSKEVLDGLQCGRDHLLQSLRELPGVLQRLAEAAAEHRHAHRPPVRRFEIDPLIVAELPPCYEFPTDEAIRQRLENSGYSLHFFSDVVNVALSRVAMTWPGCHEQFRHLVRLICYLPDGHFRQGSARRYSGAILLSARDHSLLEVEATLVRETAHQLLYWIEEICPVVDPQADEECLYFLPWSNRPCGLAEYFQAFFAQLMRLKYLERVRQRPASEMQRAEEHLVYILRGLGRALPTLTGSREFTPRGRILLDNLAEEVLALERNHATLLASTSPLHDMSLAV, from the coding sequence ATGCATCAGTGTCATCCGGCTGAACTCGATGATCTGTTCCAGCACAATACTTTTCTGCCCGACTCGACGCCCAATCGTTTCAATCGCCTGCTGGCCCAGGTCAGCCAGGATCGCTACACCGCCCTGGCCACCCTGTATGCCGAAGCCTATCGCCTGTTTCCCGCCAGCCGCGAACTCGAAGGGTTCTTCGCCGACACGGCCAGACTGATCCTGCTGCCGGCACTCGAACGGCGGGCGATCATCAATGAGCCGGCCTTCCAGATCTGGGCACGCCGGACCATCCGCCAGAGCAAAGAGGTGCTCGATGGCCTGCAGTGCGGGCGTGACCACCTGTTGCAGAGCCTGCGGGAGTTACCAGGGGTACTGCAGCGTCTCGCCGAAGCCGCCGCCGAGCACCGGCATGCCCATCGCCCGCCGGTCCGGCGTTTCGAGATCGACCCGCTGATCGTCGCCGAACTGCCCCCCTGCTACGAATTCCCGACCGACGAAGCGATCCGCCAGCGCCTGGAAAACAGCGGCTATTCCCTTCATTTCTTCAGTGACGTAGTGAATGTCGCGCTGTCGCGCGTCGCAATGACCTGGCCCGGCTGCCACGAGCAGTTTCGCCATCTGGTCCGGCTCATCTGCTACCTGCCCGACGGCCATTTCCGCCAAGGCTCGGCCAGACGCTACAGCGGCGCAATCCTGCTATCGGCCAGGGATCATTCGCTGCTTGAAGTCGAAGCGACACTGGTACGTGAAACCGCCCACCAGTTGCTCTACTGGATCGAGGAGATCTGCCCGGTCGTCGATCCGCAGGCCGATGAAGAATGCCTGTACTTCCTGCCCTGGTCGAACCGGCCCTGTGGCCTGGCCGAGTACTTCCAGGCGTTCTTCGCCCAACTGATGCGGCTCAAGTACCTGGAGCGCGTGCGCCAGCGTCCAGCCAGCGAAATGCAGCGCGCCGAGGAACACCTGGTGTACATCCTGCGCGGCCTGGGCCGGGCCCTGCCAACATTGACCGGCAGCCGCGAATTCACCCCCCGTGGCCGTATCCTGCTGGATAACCTGGCCGAGGAGGTCCTGGCGCTGGAACGCAACCACGCCACCCTGCTGGCCAGCACCAGCCCGTTGCATGACATGAGCCTGGCGGTCTGA
- a CDS encoding glutathione S-transferase N-terminal domain-containing protein, with amino-acid sequence MTDLSSFAITQKWPAQHPDRLQLYSLPTPNGVKVSILLEELGLPYEPHLVSFATNDQLTPQFMSLNPNNKIPAIIDPDGPGGQPLPLFESGAILIYLAEKTGRFISADPATRYETLQWLMFQMGGIGPMFGQLGFFNKFAGKDYEDKRPRDRYVAESKRLLGVLNQRLESRRWIMGDDYSIADIATFPWIRNLIGFYEAGDLVGIQDFPHVTRALEAFLARPAVIKGLTIPG; translated from the coding sequence ATGACCGATCTTTCGTCGTTCGCCATTACGCAAAAATGGCCCGCTCAACATCCAGACCGTCTCCAGCTGTATTCGTTGCCGACCCCCAACGGCGTCAAGGTGTCGATCCTGCTCGAAGAGCTGGGCCTGCCCTACGAGCCACACCTGGTGAGCTTCGCCACCAATGACCAGTTGACCCCGCAGTTCATGTCGTTGAACCCCAACAACAAGATCCCTGCGATTATTGATCCGGATGGTCCAGGTGGTCAGCCGTTGCCGTTGTTCGAGTCCGGGGCGATCCTGATCTATCTCGCCGAGAAGACCGGACGCTTCATCTCCGCCGACCCGGCCACCCGCTACGAAACCCTCCAGTGGCTGATGTTCCAGATGGGCGGGATCGGCCCGATGTTCGGCCAGCTCGGCTTCTTCAACAAGTTCGCCGGCAAGGACTACGAGGACAAGCGCCCACGCGACCGCTATGTCGCCGAAAGCAAGCGTCTGCTGGGCGTGCTCAACCAGCGCCTGGAGAGCCGTCGCTGGATCATGGGTGACGACTACAGCATCGCCGATATCGCCACCTTCCCGTGGATCCGCAACCTGATCGGCTTCTACGAGGCTGGCGACTTGGTCGGTATCCAGGACTTCCCCCACGTCACCCGTGCGCTGGAAGCGTTCCTCGCTCGCCCGGCGGTGATCAAGGGGTTGACCATTCCGGGGTGA
- a CDS encoding YgdI/YgdR family lipoprotein: protein MMPRTLSLPLLTVALLTLAGCSTPTVVTLQNGTQYLTQDMPKTYSADGFYEFRDISGKVVRVKAADVATVKAED from the coding sequence ATGATGCCGAGAACCCTGAGCCTGCCACTGCTGACCGTGGCCTTGCTGACCCTGGCCGGCTGCTCGACGCCCACGGTGGTGACCTTGCAGAACGGCACCCAGTACCTGACCCAGGACATGCCGAAAACCTACAGTGCCGATGGTTTCTATGAGTTCCGCGACATTTCCGGGAAAGTGGTACGGGTCAAGGCTGCCGATGTGGCGACGGTCAAGGCTGAAGACTGA
- a CDS encoding FKBP-type peptidyl-prolyl cis-trans isomerase yields MTDTELQVSDLLEGDGKAVVKGALITTHYRGTLADGSEFDSSHSRGKPFQCVIGTGRVIKGWDIGLMGMKVGGKRRLFVPAHLAYGERGMGSRVAPGADLTFEIELLEVLTRDD; encoded by the coding sequence ATGACAGACACTGAACTGCAGGTGAGCGACCTGCTCGAAGGCGACGGCAAGGCCGTGGTCAAGGGCGCGCTGATCACCACCCACTACCGCGGCACACTCGCCGATGGCAGCGAGTTCGACTCATCCCACAGCCGTGGCAAACCGTTCCAGTGCGTGATCGGCACCGGCCGCGTGATCAAGGGCTGGGATATCGGCCTGATGGGCATGAAGGTCGGTGGCAAGCGTCGGCTGTTCGTGCCGGCGCACCTGGCCTATGGCGAACGCGGCATGGGCTCGCGGGTTGCACCCGGTGCCGACCTGACATTCGAGATCGAATTGCTGGAAGTGCTGACGCGAGACGACTGA
- a CDS encoding sensor domain-containing diguanylate cyclase codes for MINWIEIFVALTMVVLIVVLGLRERRARRELAECRVLLHRLREYHRHRETADDAERFRRSQYFARIGTWDWHVDTEKLYWSEAIYGMFGYKVDEVVPSYELFCASVHPDDRAKVRAGELRCIETGENHDEEYRVIWPDGSIHWLRETGNVVKNARDTVTRMMGVVRDITEEKDWANQLHTLAHNDALTGLPNRLVLEAQLSRALERARESGTRVALVFLDLNGFKEINDTHGHAAGDQILIVTAHRLKNLMRTSDTVARIGGDEFVLIFEGLAQQGLGLTEEIHRLCAKVLIELSVPISLDTQQVRIGSSLGVAVFPDHAVSMDTLIHIADLAMYDAKRSGNNQYRLGRSGALAASLD; via the coding sequence ATGATCAACTGGATCGAGATATTTGTCGCGCTGACGATGGTCGTCCTGATCGTCGTGCTCGGGCTGCGCGAGCGCAGGGCTCGTCGGGAGTTGGCCGAGTGCCGGGTGCTGTTGCATCGGTTGCGCGAGTACCACCGTCACCGCGAGACCGCTGACGATGCCGAGCGCTTCCGGCGCAGCCAGTACTTTGCCCGGATCGGTACCTGGGACTGGCACGTCGATACCGAGAAGCTCTACTGGTCGGAAGCCATTTACGGCATGTTCGGCTACAAGGTCGACGAGGTGGTGCCGTCCTACGAACTGTTTTGCGCCAGCGTGCACCCCGATGACCGGGCCAAGGTGCGTGCCGGTGAGTTGCGCTGCATCGAGACGGGTGAGAACCACGATGAGGAATACCGGGTGATCTGGCCAGACGGCAGTATCCACTGGCTGCGCGAGACCGGTAACGTGGTGAAGAACGCCCGCGACACGGTCACCCGGATGATGGGGGTGGTGCGCGATATCACCGAGGAAAAGGACTGGGCCAACCAGTTGCATACCCTGGCCCACAACGATGCCCTGACCGGGCTGCCCAATCGTCTGGTGCTGGAGGCGCAGTTGTCCAGGGCCCTGGAGCGTGCCCGTGAGAGCGGAACGCGGGTGGCTCTGGTGTTTCTCGATTTGAACGGCTTCAAGGAAATCAACGATACGCATGGGCACGCCGCAGGTGACCAGATTTTGATTGTCACTGCGCACCGCCTGAAGAACCTGATGCGAACCAGCGATACCGTGGCCCGTATCGGTGGTGACGAGTTCGTGCTGATTTTCGAGGGGTTGGCGCAACAGGGGCTAGGGCTGACGGAAGAAATTCACCGCCTGTGCGCGAAGGTGCTGATCGAGCTGTCGGTGCCGATCAGTCTCGATACACAGCAGGTTCGCATCGGTTCCAGCCTGGGTGTGGCCGTTTTCCCCGATCATGCCGTCAGCATGGACACGCTGATCCATATTGCTGACCTTGCGATGTACGACGCCAAACGCAGCGGCAACAATCAGTATCGTCTTGGCCGATCGGGTGCACTGGCGGCCAGCCTCGACTGA
- a CDS encoding branched-chain amino acid aminotransferase, protein MGQESINWDKLGFDYIKTDKRYLSYFRNGEWDNGVLTEDNVLHISEGSTALHYGQQCFEGMKAYRCKDGSINLFRPDQNAARMQRSCARLLMPAPSTEAFIEACKQVVKANERFIPPYGTGGALYLRPFVIGVGDNIGVRTAPEFIFSVFCIPVGPYFKGGMKPHNFVISSFDRAAPQGTGAAKVGGNYAASLLPGSEAKKKGFADSIYLDPLTHSKIEEVGSANFFGITANNEFVTPKSPSVLPGITRLSLIELAESRLGLKVVEGDVLIDKIADFTEAGACGTAAVITPIGGIEYQGKLHVFHSETEVGPVTQRLYKELTGVQTGDVEAPAGWIVKV, encoded by the coding sequence ATGGGTCAGGAAAGCATCAACTGGGACAAACTGGGTTTCGACTACATCAAGACCGACAAGCGCTACCTGTCTTACTTCCGGAATGGCGAGTGGGACAATGGCGTGTTGACCGAAGACAACGTCCTGCACATCAGCGAAGGCTCGACTGCGTTGCATTACGGCCAGCAATGTTTCGAAGGCATGAAGGCCTATCGTTGCAAGGATGGTTCGATCAACCTGTTCCGGCCTGATCAGAACGCCGCCCGCATGCAGCGCAGCTGTGCCCGCCTGCTGATGCCGGCGCCGTCGACCGAAGCCTTCATCGAGGCCTGCAAGCAGGTGGTCAAGGCCAACGAACGCTTCATTCCGCCCTACGGTACCGGCGGTGCGCTGTACCTGCGTCCGTTCGTGATCGGTGTGGGTGACAACATCGGTGTGCGGACCGCTCCGGAGTTCATCTTCTCGGTGTTCTGCATCCCGGTAGGCCCGTACTTCAAGGGCGGCATGAAACCGCACAACTTCGTGATCTCCAGCTTCGACCGTGCTGCCCCTCAGGGTACCGGTGCGGCCAAGGTCGGCGGCAACTACGCGGCCAGCCTGCTGCCAGGTTCCGAAGCCAAGAAGAAGGGCTTCGCCGACAGCATCTACCTGGACCCGCTGACTCATTCGAAGATCGAGGAAGTGGGCTCGGCCAACTTCTTCGGCATCACCGCCAACAACGAGTTCGTCACGCCGAAGTCGCCATCGGTACTGCCGGGTATTACCCGCCTGTCGCTGATCGAGTTGGCCGAGTCGCGCCTGGGCCTGAAAGTGGTGGAAGGTGATGTGCTGATCGACAAGATCGCCGACTTCACCGAAGCCGGCGCTTGCGGGACCGCTGCGGTGATCACGCCGATCGGTGGTATCGAGTACCAGGGCAAGCTGCATGTGTTCCACAGCGAGACCGAGGTCGGTCCTGTGACCCAGCGCCTGTACAAGGAACTGACCGGTGTGCAGACCGGTGACGTCGAGGCGCCAGCGGGTTGGATCGTCAAGGTCTGA
- a CDS encoding methyl-accepting chemotaxis protein — MFSNLSISQKLYAGFGLVLLIIVVLVLSALRGFDQVSSSVKSNIHSYEVLNQSGAVLRSLINIETGMRGYALTGRESFLEPMQLGEKAFGDYYNQLKSATADNPQQQTRLEQLQAFYQQWMNDDIQANINLRKEINAGRQPITALIDQISAGHDKAKMDAMRQLITQLRDAEKALQDARANAMSDAKAAAFNLLIGGGITAAVLAMLIAWSLSATLVRRIRQAVDVARTIADGHLDSKIASDGRDEVSILLQAFATMQERLRTMIGEIKLGAEHLVSASQNISSASLQLSASSQEQSQSASSMAATVEELTVSINHVADNAGDAHTLSSESGRQSTEGGSVIQETLASMRLIAETVQASANQIAELDQHAEQISSIVSVIKGIAEQTNLLALNAAIEAARAGEQGRGFAVVADEVRLLAQRTANSTQEITEMVKKIQLGTRDAVDNMDIGVNQVKGGVELAQQAGEAIVNIRQASSNVVNVVDQISLALREQTAASQDVARNVERIAQMSQQNSQAVEQTSETARALQQLAQNLEKQVNVFVL; from the coding sequence ATGTTTTCCAATCTGAGCATTTCACAGAAGCTCTACGCCGGTTTCGGCCTGGTCCTGCTGATCATTGTGGTATTGGTGCTTTCGGCCCTGCGTGGTTTCGATCAGGTCAGCAGCAGCGTCAAAAGCAACATCCACAGCTACGAAGTCCTGAACCAGTCCGGCGCCGTGCTGCGCAGCCTGATCAATATCGAAACCGGCATGCGTGGTTATGCGCTGACCGGTCGCGAGAGCTTCCTGGAACCCATGCAACTGGGCGAGAAGGCCTTCGGCGATTATTACAACCAACTCAAGAGCGCGACCGCCGACAACCCTCAACAACAAACACGGCTGGAACAACTCCAGGCCTTCTACCAGCAATGGATGAACGATGACATCCAGGCCAACATCAACCTGCGCAAAGAAATCAATGCAGGCCGACAGCCCATCACCGCCCTCATCGATCAGATCAGTGCCGGTCACGACAAGGCCAAGATGGACGCAATGCGCCAACTCATCACTCAGCTACGCGATGCGGAAAAAGCCCTGCAGGATGCACGTGCCAATGCCATGTCCGATGCCAAGGCAGCAGCGTTTAACCTTCTCATCGGCGGCGGCATAACAGCGGCCGTGCTGGCGATGCTCATTGCCTGGTCGCTGTCCGCCACCCTGGTCAGGCGCATCCGCCAGGCGGTGGATGTGGCCAGGACCATCGCCGACGGGCACCTCGACAGCAAGATCGCCAGCGATGGGCGTGATGAAGTCAGCATCCTGCTGCAAGCCTTCGCCACCATGCAGGAACGCCTGCGGACCATGATCGGCGAAATCAAACTGGGGGCCGAACACCTGGTGAGCGCGTCTCAGAATATTTCCAGTGCTTCGTTGCAACTCTCGGCCTCGAGCCAGGAACAATCCCAATCGGCGTCCTCCATGGCCGCCACGGTGGAAGAGCTCACGGTCAGCATCAACCACGTTGCAGACAACGCTGGCGATGCCCACACCCTCTCCAGCGAGTCGGGACGCCAGTCCACCGAAGGCGGCAGCGTCATCCAGGAGACCCTGGCAAGCATGCGCCTGATTGCCGAGACCGTGCAGGCCTCAGCCAACCAGATCGCCGAACTGGATCAACATGCCGAGCAGATATCCAGCATCGTCAGCGTTATCAAGGGCATTGCCGAACAGACTAACTTGCTGGCGCTCAATGCCGCCATTGAGGCAGCCCGTGCCGGCGAACAGGGCCGTGGTTTCGCCGTGGTGGCCGATGAAGTCAGGCTACTGGCACAACGTACCGCCAACTCGACCCAGGAAATCACCGAGATGGTGAAGAAAATCCAGCTTGGAACCCGAGACGCGGTCGACAACATGGATATCGGCGTGAACCAGGTCAAAGGCGGTGTCGAACTGGCTCAGCAAGCCGGTGAGGCCATCGTCAATATCCGCCAAGCGTCGAGCAATGTGGTGAATGTGGTGGACCAGATCTCCCTGGCCCTGCGCGAACAGACTGCAGCCAGCCAGGATGTGGCACGCAACGTCGAACGCATCGCCCAGATGTCTCAGCAAAACAGCCAGGCTGTCGAGCAAACCAGCGAAACCGCGCGGGCCTTGCAGCAACTGGCCCAGAATCTGGAGAAACAGGTGAACGTGTTCGTGCTCTGA
- a CDS encoding methyl-accepting chemotaxis protein: protein MAATAVNEMSAAVEEVASNAASTSQLTSQSSSAAIAGRTQVEETVAAINQMVSSVQMTSTEVQALANMATDISKVLDVIRAIAEQTNLLALNAAIEAARAGEAGRGFAVVADEVRALAHRTQQSTQEIEQMVGSIQSGTSNAVSSMSQTSTQAQKTLEMAHGAGKVLVNITDSLGQINERNLMIATAAEEQAQVAREVDQNLVSIRDLSSETSEGSSQTAIATAELSGLAANLNRLTRQFQL, encoded by the coding sequence ATGGCGGCCACTGCGGTCAACGAAATGAGTGCCGCTGTAGAGGAAGTGGCCAGCAATGCCGCTTCCACCTCTCAACTGACCTCCCAGTCGAGTTCTGCGGCCATCGCGGGGCGCACCCAGGTCGAAGAGACGGTGGCGGCCATCAACCAGATGGTTTCCAGTGTTCAGATGACCTCTACGGAAGTGCAGGCCCTGGCAAACATGGCGACCGACATCAGCAAGGTTCTGGATGTGATTCGCGCCATTGCCGAACAAACCAACCTGCTGGCCCTCAATGCCGCGATTGAAGCTGCGCGTGCGGGTGAGGCCGGTCGAGGTTTTGCGGTCGTCGCCGACGAGGTCAGGGCTCTGGCCCATCGTACCCAGCAATCCACGCAGGAAATCGAGCAGATGGTCGGGTCGATTCAGTCCGGCACCTCCAATGCCGTATCCTCGATGAGCCAGACCAGCACTCAGGCACAAAAGACCCTGGAGATGGCTCATGGCGCGGGCAAGGTGCTGGTCAACATCACCGACTCCCTGGGCCAGATCAACGAGCGCAACCTGATGATCGCCACCGCTGCCGAGGAACAGGCGCAGGTGGCACGGGAAGTCGACCAGAATCTCGTCAGTATCCGCGATCTGTCGAGCGAGACATCAGAAGGCTCAAGTCAAACCGCTATCGCCACGGCCGAACTGTCTGGCCTGGCAGCCAACCTGAATCGCCTGACCCGGCAGTTCCAGCTTTGA
- a CDS encoding methylenetetrahydrofolate reductase C-terminal domain-containing protein, with protein MGLLKNALGEQAFVCLVEFVPKPSAQHFGAFEQLMQRSTLCGWPMIAAVADRVGGNLDLSPLDAIAEFNGSRSALVHFSGKDRERRELLAQLERMAAAGLDELLMLTGDRLPGHDPGQRLVRYLESVPALQIARQARPEWLLGAALNPFKYCEEEGAAQYFKAEKKLAAGADFLTLQLGFDIAKQREALAWMSRQATPKPLLACVMGLTKARAAMLDQVAGVVITQSMRDLLEAEEAVSKAYAQERSISRLALQIIGLQRMGYAGIHLSGVHQLKQLQALEQALTDWQASLHTQAQWDAAWMASWSMPDIPGVTFHAGASNWRLGESYVQASRREKVRYCLMSGVHSHLFNRTSRLSQAFGWVVTRPLWSTATGAGWLHRVERSLKRPLVGCDTCGRCRLEDTLYICPETCPKGLANGPCGGTRLNRCEFGDRECVHSVKYRTAKAVGQEAVLTDRLIPCIEVETRHQSSWPGWFEADVPVPADGWKAAQG; from the coding sequence ATGGGCTTGTTGAAAAATGCACTGGGCGAACAGGCATTCGTGTGCCTGGTCGAATTCGTCCCCAAACCTTCCGCCCAGCACTTCGGCGCTTTCGAGCAGCTCATGCAGCGCTCGACGCTCTGCGGCTGGCCGATGATCGCCGCCGTTGCCGATCGGGTCGGTGGCAATCTCGACCTGTCGCCGTTGGATGCGATAGCCGAGTTCAATGGTTCGCGCTCCGCACTGGTGCATTTTTCCGGCAAGGACCGGGAGCGCCGCGAACTGCTGGCGCAACTCGAGCGGATGGCGGCGGCCGGGCTGGATGAGCTGCTGATGCTCACGGGGGACCGCTTGCCCGGCCATGATCCCGGACAGCGGCTGGTGCGCTACCTGGAGTCGGTTCCGGCGTTGCAGATCGCTCGCCAGGCCCGGCCGGAATGGCTGCTGGGGGCTGCGCTCAATCCCTTCAAGTACTGCGAGGAAGAGGGCGCGGCACAATACTTCAAGGCTGAGAAGAAACTGGCCGCCGGCGCGGATTTCCTCACGCTGCAACTGGGTTTCGACATCGCGAAGCAGCGTGAGGCGTTGGCCTGGATGAGCCGGCAGGCAACGCCCAAACCGCTGTTGGCCTGTGTCATGGGACTGACCAAGGCGCGTGCGGCGATGCTCGATCAGGTCGCTGGCGTCGTTATCACGCAATCGATGCGTGATCTGCTGGAGGCCGAAGAGGCGGTGTCCAAGGCTTATGCCCAGGAACGCAGCATCAGTCGTCTCGCTCTGCAGATCATCGGTTTACAGCGAATGGGATATGCGGGCATTCATCTCTCCGGTGTTCACCAGCTCAAGCAACTGCAGGCGCTCGAACAGGCGCTCACGGATTGGCAAGCCAGCCTTCACACCCAGGCGCAGTGGGACGCGGCCTGGATGGCCAGTTGGAGCATGCCTGATATTCCAGGGGTGACGTTTCATGCCGGCGCGTCGAACTGGCGCCTTGGCGAGTCGTACGTTCAAGCGTCCCGCCGGGAGAAGGTCCGCTATTGCCTGATGTCTGGTGTTCACTCGCACCTGTTCAACCGCACGAGCCGGCTGAGCCAGGCATTCGGTTGGGTGGTGACGCGTCCGCTGTGGTCCACAGCCACTGGCGCGGGCTGGTTGCACCGGGTGGAGCGCAGTCTCAAACGCCCACTGGTCGGCTGCGACACCTGCGGCCGTTGTCGCCTTGAAGACACCCTGTACATCTGTCCGGAGACCTGTCCGAAGGGATTGGCCAACGGGCCATGCGGTGGCACCCGGCTCAATCGCTGCGAGTTTGGCGACCGCGAGTGTGTACACAGCGTCAAGTACCGCACGGCCAAGGCGGTTGGGCAGGAGGCGGTACTGACCGATCGGCTGATCCCCTGCATTGAGGTCGAGACACGACATCAGAGCTCGTGGCCAGGCTGGTTCGAGGCGGACGTGCCCGTGCCGGCTGACGGCTGGAAGGCGGCACAAGGCTGA